In the genome of Kitasatospora cathayae, one region contains:
- a CDS encoding tetratricopeptide repeat protein: MLKHLIDQDDGLRMVPTDWNELTAAVGQLHEELRALSEESDPARARVLTRWIGIGQMCLGHHEEARTILRQSLDLAAAIGNTRAVVATVLNLGDAHRYAGDVQTADALYRSALNTARSQHPELVDFALQHTGKHLMERGDLADAQAHLQEALRLRIAKGDAELIESTQAALARVETLIGQADASAADLVAPSLWSRQWTAWLRSRTTVRTQARWAEDLPDLRDAVRGLAAHQRAQPRHLRDQPFPAELIAAMAVEAEEAVAADGYLHNGKWNAPADDAANRFAAQTDLAAVVARSTGLKVEQPHTGVYIGYEEGQFLDFHVDEFGFGEVNLILCLNHARLTGAPRASTTVFINADGYLECDLGVGDCVVFDGALTPHGRTPLGAGESVTLISFGFRARDQALRTLTNLPPVPR, translated from the coding sequence GTCCGAGGAGAGCGACCCCGCGCGTGCTCGGGTCCTGACCAGGTGGATCGGCATCGGCCAGATGTGCCTGGGCCACCACGAGGAGGCCCGTACGATCCTCCGGCAGTCGCTCGACCTCGCCGCAGCGATCGGCAACACCCGGGCCGTCGTCGCCACCGTGCTCAACCTCGGTGACGCGCACCGCTACGCCGGTGACGTGCAGACTGCGGACGCGCTCTACCGCAGTGCCCTGAACACCGCGCGAAGCCAGCACCCGGAACTGGTTGACTTCGCGCTCCAGCACACCGGTAAGCACCTGATGGAACGCGGCGATCTCGCGGATGCCCAGGCCCATCTCCAAGAAGCGCTGCGGCTGCGGATCGCCAAGGGGGACGCCGAGCTGATCGAGTCCACGCAGGCCGCACTCGCTCGGGTGGAGACGTTGATCGGGCAGGCCGACGCATCGGCGGCAGACCTCGTCGCACCGAGCCTGTGGAGCCGCCAGTGGACCGCATGGCTCCGGTCCCGCACCACGGTCCGGACGCAGGCCCGGTGGGCAGAGGACCTCCCCGACCTCCGGGACGCTGTGCGCGGGCTCGCCGCGCACCAGCGCGCGCAACCGCGCCACCTGCGTGATCAGCCGTTTCCCGCTGAGCTGATCGCCGCCATGGCGGTGGAGGCCGAAGAGGCCGTCGCCGCTGACGGCTACCTCCACAACGGCAAGTGGAACGCGCCCGCCGACGACGCCGCGAACCGGTTCGCCGCACAGACCGATCTCGCCGCGGTCGTCGCACGGTCCACCGGCCTGAAAGTCGAGCAGCCGCACACCGGTGTCTACATCGGCTACGAGGAAGGGCAGTTCCTCGACTTCCACGTTGACGAGTTCGGATTCGGTGAGGTCAACCTGATCCTCTGCCTCAACCACGCTCGCCTCACAGGCGCGCCCAGGGCCAGCACCACCGTGTTCATCAACGCCGACGGCTATCTCGAATGCGATCTCGGCGTGGGTGACTGCGTCGTGTTCGACGGCGCACTCACGCCGCACGGCCGGACGCCACTCGGTGCCGGGGAAAGTGTCACCCTCATCAGCTTCGGCTTCCGCGCCCGTGATCAGGCTCTGCGCACGCTCACCAACCTCCCGCCGGTCCCCCGGTAG